A genomic region of Colletes latitarsis isolate SP2378_abdomen chromosome 7, iyColLati1, whole genome shotgun sequence contains the following coding sequences:
- the LOC143343589 gene encoding potassium channel subfamily K member 18-like isoform X1 has product MQSTGDYYQRAPRCCPGRNANANAEALRISTSVRGAELLCCCCSCSTATSTKTPGLLASLGVCVLVLGYTLLGAFAFMALEGGLKSDSANELLPGGSKAEGGSYAVPSLEDDNIAMELRARTVERLWSITEDLNVLYKENWTRLAAREVFEFQENLARGLRRTSSQYEPVGSSSRSRDHAMDRRSHRRWTFSGSLLYSLTLITTIGYGSVAPRTVWGRLITIVYALAGIPLMLVYLSTVGDVLARSFRRLYGRLCRPRNCTRKQQPPPPPPPVGGIMSKTYRYDNHVDSKSGNYYTASRESSCDDLGTRGTSSAILLDCGSEGLLHATTSSTAALQDVTSGNSKRHFHPCSLSLSTSSSPGYVVETNTVRIPISLCLVIMLIYICGGAVMFNRLEGWSLLEGGYFCFTSLGTIGFGDLMPVGRSAASTTLEELSLCACSLYILAGMGLIAMCFNLVQEEVVRVVRVFGRTCGMSSGVVVGPIGGTAGAGPGLKGDLDDGGGTSDSRLSEQEDEAIAMSMVPTS; this is encoded by the exons ATGCAGAGCACCGGCGACTACTATCAGAGGGCGCCGCGATGCTGTCCGGGAAGAAACGCGAACGCGAACGCCGAGGCGCTACGGATCAGCACGTCCGTCAGGGGGGCGGAACTGCTCTGCTGTTGTTGCAGCTGCAGTACCGCCACTTCCACTAAGACGCCGGGACTGTTGGCCAGCCTGGGGGTCTGTGTCCTCGTGCTTGGCTACACGCTGCTTGGCGCGTTCGCGTTCATGGCCCTGGAAGGCGGCCTCAAGTCG gattCAGCGAACGAACTGCTCCCTGGTGGCTCTAAGGCCGAGGGAGGATCGTACGCAGTACCGAGCCTCGAGGATGACAACATAGCCATGGAGCTCAGGGCACGCACCGTGGAGAGGCTTTGGAGCATCACGGAGGACCTGAACGTGCTGTACAAAGAAAACTGGACACGACTGGCGGCGAGGGAAGTGTTCGAGTTTCAAGAGAACCTGGCGCGCGGCCTCAGGCGTACTTCCTCGCAATACGAACCGGTTGGATCGTCGTCCCGATCCAGGGACCACGCAATGGATAGGCGGTCGCACCGTCGGTGGACATTCAGCGGTAGTCTGTTGTACTCTTTGACGCTGATCACGACAATCG GATACGGCAGCGTAGCGCCGCGAACAGTCTGGGGTCGTTTGATCACGATAGTTTACGCACTGGCCGGGATTCCCTTGATGCTGGTCTATTTGAGTACGGTCGGCGACGTTCTCGCTAGGAGCTTCCGCCGCTTGTATGGCCGGCTTTGCAGGCCTCGTAATTGCACGAGAAAGCAACAACCGCCTCCCCCGCCGCCGCCAGTCGGTGGCATCATGAGCAAAACGTACAGATACGATAATCACGTCGATTCTAAATCCGGCAATTACTACACGGCCAGCAGGGAGAGCTCCTGCGACGATCTGGGAACGCGCGGTACCAGCAGTGCGATTCTGCTGGATTGCGGAAGCGAAGGACTGCTGCACGCTACCACCAGCTCTACCGCCGCTCTTCAG GATGTAACGTCCGGCAATAGTAAACGCCACTTTCATCCGTGCTCCCTGTCCCTGTCGACGAGCTCGTCGCCCGGTTATGTGGTGGAGACGAACACCGTCAGGATACCGATAAGCCTTTGCCTGGTGATCATGCTGATCTACATATGTGGCGGCGCAGTAATGTTCAATCGACTGGAGGGCTGGAGCCTCCTTGAAGGCGGTTACTTCTGCTTCACGAGTCTCGGAACGATCGGGTTCGGCGACCTGATGCCGGTCGGAAGAAGCGCGGCATCCACCACGCTGGAGGAGCTCAGCCTGTGCGCCTGCTCGCTCTACATACTCGCCGGGATGGGCTTGATCGCCATGTGCTTCAACCTCGTCCAGGAGGAGGTGGTACGCGTGGTCAGGGTCTTCGGTAGAACCTGCGGCATGTCGTCGGGGGTGGTGGTCGGACCTATCGGTGGTACAG CAGGTGCCGGCCCTGGGCTTAAAGGGGACCTCGATGACGGCGGAGGCACCAGCGATTCGAGACTGTCCGAGCAAGAGGACGAAGCAATCGCCATGTCCATGGTGCCAACATCCTGA
- the LOC143343544 gene encoding uncharacterized protein LOC143343544 gives QHQARSPGDGKLLAHASNTAIKPSPGHHSLPRKKTPSDVRNASSTQQFQRAQSLRRSCLSPTQYHHQQQHHPHRQQESSLHFEYFVPRSVSEFNLAAAVVTDMAVPPPPPSSVLRPASAITPPVASVANPAPLNQSRLLECTSTTTRSREKMVTFEDEGVNCATSTPTRKNVSGLDNVFM, from the coding sequence CAGCATCAGGCCAGGAGTCCCGGCGACGGGAAGCTCCTGGCCCATGCGTCCAACACTGCCATAAAACCATCGCCCGGCCATCACTCTCTGCCGCGAAAGAAGACGCCATCCGACGTCAGGAACGCCTCGTCGACGCAACAGTTTCAGCGCGCTCAGTCGCTGAGGCGTAGCTGCCTGTCGCCGACCCAGTATCATCATCAACAGCAGCATCATCCTCATCGTCAGCAAGAGAGCTCATTGCACTTCGAATACTTCGTGCCACGCAGCGTCAGCGAGTTCAACCTGGCCGCGGCGGTGGTCACGGACATGGCCGTGCCCCCACCGCCCCCCTCCTCCGTTCTGCGACCCGCCTCGGCGATCACGCCACCTGTCGCCTCGGTCGCGAACCCCGCTCCTCTGAACCAGTCACGCCTCCTGGAGTGCACCAGCACCACCACCAGGAGTCGCGAGAAGATGGTCACCTTTGAGGATGAGGGCGTCAACTGTGCCACGTCCACACCCACTAGAAAGAACGTTTCCGGCCTCGACAACGTTTTTATGTGA
- the LOC143343589 gene encoding potassium channel subfamily K member 18-like isoform X2, whose translation MQSTGDYYQRAPRCCPGRNANANAEALRISTSVRGAELLCCCCSCSTATSTKTPGLLASLGVCVLVLGYTLLGAFAFMALEGGLKSDSANELLPGGSKAEGGSYAVPSLEDDNIAMELRARTVERLWSITEDLNVLYKENWTRLAAREVFEFQENLARGLRRTSSQYEPVGSSSRSRDHAMDRRSHRRWTFSGSLLYSLTLITTIGYGSVAPRTVWGRLITIVYALAGIPLMLVYLSTVGDVLARSFRRLYGRLCRPRNCTRKQQPPPPPPPVGGIMSKTYRYDNHVDSKSGNYYTASRESSCDDLGTRGTSSAILLDCGSEGLLHATTSSTAALQDVTSGNSKRHFHPCSLSLSTSSSPGYVVETNTVRIPISLCLVIMLIYICGGAVMFNRLEGWSLLEGGYFCFTSLGTIGFGDLMPVGRSAASTTLEELSLCACSLYILAGMGLIAMCFNLVQEEVVRVVRVFGRTCGMSSGVVVGPIGGTGAGPGLKGDLDDGGGTSDSRLSEQEDEAIAMSMVPTS comes from the exons ATGCAGAGCACCGGCGACTACTATCAGAGGGCGCCGCGATGCTGTCCGGGAAGAAACGCGAACGCGAACGCCGAGGCGCTACGGATCAGCACGTCCGTCAGGGGGGCGGAACTGCTCTGCTGTTGTTGCAGCTGCAGTACCGCCACTTCCACTAAGACGCCGGGACTGTTGGCCAGCCTGGGGGTCTGTGTCCTCGTGCTTGGCTACACGCTGCTTGGCGCGTTCGCGTTCATGGCCCTGGAAGGCGGCCTCAAGTCG gattCAGCGAACGAACTGCTCCCTGGTGGCTCTAAGGCCGAGGGAGGATCGTACGCAGTACCGAGCCTCGAGGATGACAACATAGCCATGGAGCTCAGGGCACGCACCGTGGAGAGGCTTTGGAGCATCACGGAGGACCTGAACGTGCTGTACAAAGAAAACTGGACACGACTGGCGGCGAGGGAAGTGTTCGAGTTTCAAGAGAACCTGGCGCGCGGCCTCAGGCGTACTTCCTCGCAATACGAACCGGTTGGATCGTCGTCCCGATCCAGGGACCACGCAATGGATAGGCGGTCGCACCGTCGGTGGACATTCAGCGGTAGTCTGTTGTACTCTTTGACGCTGATCACGACAATCG GATACGGCAGCGTAGCGCCGCGAACAGTCTGGGGTCGTTTGATCACGATAGTTTACGCACTGGCCGGGATTCCCTTGATGCTGGTCTATTTGAGTACGGTCGGCGACGTTCTCGCTAGGAGCTTCCGCCGCTTGTATGGCCGGCTTTGCAGGCCTCGTAATTGCACGAGAAAGCAACAACCGCCTCCCCCGCCGCCGCCAGTCGGTGGCATCATGAGCAAAACGTACAGATACGATAATCACGTCGATTCTAAATCCGGCAATTACTACACGGCCAGCAGGGAGAGCTCCTGCGACGATCTGGGAACGCGCGGTACCAGCAGTGCGATTCTGCTGGATTGCGGAAGCGAAGGACTGCTGCACGCTACCACCAGCTCTACCGCCGCTCTTCAG GATGTAACGTCCGGCAATAGTAAACGCCACTTTCATCCGTGCTCCCTGTCCCTGTCGACGAGCTCGTCGCCCGGTTATGTGGTGGAGACGAACACCGTCAGGATACCGATAAGCCTTTGCCTGGTGATCATGCTGATCTACATATGTGGCGGCGCAGTAATGTTCAATCGACTGGAGGGCTGGAGCCTCCTTGAAGGCGGTTACTTCTGCTTCACGAGTCTCGGAACGATCGGGTTCGGCGACCTGATGCCGGTCGGAAGAAGCGCGGCATCCACCACGCTGGAGGAGCTCAGCCTGTGCGCCTGCTCGCTCTACATACTCGCCGGGATGGGCTTGATCGCCATGTGCTTCAACCTCGTCCAGGAGGAGGTGGTACGCGTGGTCAGGGTCTTCGGTAGAACCTGCGGCATGTCGTCGGGGGTGGTGGTCGGACCTATCGGTGGTACAG GTGCCGGCCCTGGGCTTAAAGGGGACCTCGATGACGGCGGAGGCACCAGCGATTCGAGACTGTCCGAGCAAGAGGACGAAGCAATCGCCATGTCCATGGTGCCAACATCCTGA
- the Elp1 gene encoding elongator complex protein 1, with the protein MKNLTITRRSSRSLKFLENKILNDSTILYAVDTTNDDFYLLLKNKIYKLPSDYGKDIISFDIELELEFISLEYCSILQELYGACKSGDIARINVGSELECEIISQLNVNLQCMKLSPDHEIIIVITADGIVITMVSTFQIISEVDLHALDFGQKQFETVGWGKKETQFHGSEGKKAAVTKPTEICKNESDDGLYRVTWREDGSLFAVGFLNQRNGIRQFKVFNREGILQYTSELANGLQESLSWKPSGSLIATTQQSLNKHVVALFEKNGLKHKEFALPFKQGEIRVKNLFWSLDSEVLSVWCQMQDGSSVLQLWTENNYHWYLKQTIKFTTDNSLMCATWCTTFSCNRLILLTRKEFITCNYNWRVDHSRGKSERDKSVIGIIDGNHLLMTGLRIGIVPPPMAHQTLETSECINAIVFAPDITSEDSWIDSNTLFCVSDTNKLIFYKHVLDSFMLEYKYVGSYDIKWTVPIEFEDSVYNMHHFLWLNDNNVLCSLSTTDHSFLCVLTLNAINDETQGQVTVEQMHITDGLIQHIAPSPDAKEAYVVVENSVVKYTREGELIPINIQLPDYTYKVEIVKIATKHVILSLSYRYSFSINGKQIANNVTSFFVHSEFLLLTTLQHTLICVHINEEYFEELGKQDLTIKPWENTSHEKSFTDLNVRRIERGSQLIAAIPKDSKTILQMPRGNLECIQPRALSLYIIGSYLDNCNYLLAFDLMRRQRINLNLIYDYNPKKFVENAVKFIEQVSKPSWLSLLLSELSDEDVTATIYANYYRRDKKKSDTIAMNKVELVCNLLRNIMEKSNNADNLIQPILISLVKDKRMQGLEGALTKLKEIRKLEDSKGNTDCITSDEALKYLLYIVDINVLFDTALGMYDFDLTMFIASKSQKDPKEYIPFLNNLIKLDENYMKYSIDLHLKRYESALEHIAKDKNRFNECINLIRNHDLYVKAMKLFEKNSERYKEVTRIYGEFLMKRRQYQEAGIIFHRSGDLKHALDAYKLIGNWQEVIILSTQMKLSVEEKHALYKDLIERLKNDKRYEEAACISMNYLQNTDEALVSLCNGKRWKDAVRIAHDTGCLELIESRVKLSVYEYADHVMFQIQKNKQDFEQYKSRLATVRVHISQRNAKSFNGVFCDNESIYDRGISDIFSDTSSVTNSTASQKSRFSSISGKSYRSSKNRRKHERKLLSLKEGSAFEDLALIQALHQVISNTYKEMDDLHACVQMLVYFEDDKYAERMQNLMQQFLLLIERSKSEIWDKSAPSSLNEMENAELTMSMEFPGLSATQKLIEPYVTRPPTAISSPRKLNIF; encoded by the exons ATGAAAAATTTGACGATCACTCGACGTAGCAGTagatctttaaaatttttagagaataaaattttaaatgattCAACAATATTATACGCTGTCGATACGACTAATGATGATTTTtacttattattaaaaaataaaatatacaaactGCCGTCCGACTATGGCAAGGATATAATTTCGTTCGATATAGAATTAGAGTTAGAGTTTATTAGTTTAGAATATTGTAGCATATTGCAAGAATTATACGGTGCTTGTAAATCTGGTGATATTGCGAGAATTAATGTAGGATCTGAATTAGAGTGCGAAATAATAAGTCAACTGAATGTAAATTTGCAATGTATGAAGCTAAGCCCAGACCatgaaataataatagtaattacaGCCGATGGTATTGTAATTACAATGGTATCTACTTTTCAAATAATATCAGAG gtagaTCTGCATGCTTTAGATTTTGGTcaaaaacaatttgaaactgtTGGATGGGGTAAAAAGGAAACTCAGTTTCATGGATCAGAAGGAAAGAAAGCAGCAGTAACAAAACCAACAGAAATCTGTAAAAATGAATCAGATGATGGGTTGTATAGAGTAACTTGGCGCGAAGATGGTTCATTATTTGCTGTTGGTTTCTTGAACCAAAGAAATGGAATAAGACAGTTTAAAGTATTTAATAGAGAAGGTATTTTGCAATACACAAGCGAGCTTGCTAATGGTTTACAAGAATCACTATCATGGAAACCATCTGGAAGTTTAATTGCAACAACACAACAATcacttaacaaacatgttgttgCACTTTTTGAGAAGAATGGCTTAAAGCACAAAGAATTTGCACTTCCTTTTAAACAGGGAGAAATTAGG GTGAAGAATTTATTTTGGTCACTAGATTCGGAAGTTTTATCCGTTTGGTGTCAAATGCAAGATGGTTCTTCAGTTTTGCAACTATGGACGGAAAATAATTATCACTGGTACTTAAAACAAACAATCAAATTCACCACAGATAATTCATTAATGTGTGCAACATGGTGCACAACATTCTCTTGTAATAGATTAATTCTTTTAACGCGCAAAGAATTTATCACTTGCAATTATAATTGGCGCGTTGATCATAGCAGAGGCAAAAGTGAACGCGATAAATCTGTTATTGGAATAATCGATGGAAATCATTTGTTAATGACTGGTCTTAGAATAGGAATTGTACCACCGCCGATGGCGCATCAAACTTTAGAAACTTCCGAATGTATAAATGCTATTGTCTTTGCACCAGATATAACGAGCGAAGATTCATGGATAGACAGTAACACATTATTTTGTGTTTCCGAcaccaacaaattaatattttataaacatGTACTT GATTCGTTTATGCTGGAGTACAAATACGTTGGATCGTACGATattaaatggactgttccaaTAGAATTTGAGGATTCTGTATATAACATGCACCATTTCCTTTGGCTTAATGATAACAATGTTTTGTGTTCATTATCAACAACCGACCATAGTTTCCTTTGCGTCTTAACTTTAAATGCAATAAATGATGAAACTCAGGGTCAAGTAACAGTAGA acAAATGCACATTACGGATGGTTTAATTCAACACATTGCTCCTTCTCCGGACGCAAAAGAAGCTTATGTAGTAGTAGAAAACTCCGTGGTTAAATATACAAGGGAGGGAGAATTAATTCCAATTAATATACAATTACCAGATTACACTTACAAAGTGGAAATTGTAAAGATAGCTACAAAACATGTTATACTGTCACTATCTTACAGATATTCCTTTTCGATAAACGGGAAACAGATTGCTAATAATGTTACAAGCTTTTTCGTTCATTCAGAATTTTTGCTTCTTACAACTTTACAACATACATTAATATGCGTCCACATAAATGAGGAATACTTCGAAGAGTTAGGCAAGCAAGACTTAACTATCAAACCATGGGAAAATACTTCCCACGAAAAATCGTTCACGG ATCTAAATGTGAGACGAATAGAAAGAGGATCTCAATTGATCGCGGCGATCCCAAAAGATTCAAAAACTATTCTGCAAATGCCTCGCGGAAACTTGGAATGCATACAACCGAGGGCTCTGTCCTTGTACATTATTGGCTCTTATTTAGATAACTGCAATTATCTTCTTGCGTTCGATTTAATGCGTAGACAACGAATAAACTTGAATTTGATTTATGATTACAATCCGAAGAAATTTGTCGAAAACGCCGTTAAATTTATCGAACAAGTTTCAAAACCGAGCTGGTTAAGTTTATTATTGTCCGAATTATCGGACGAAGACGTTACTGCAACAATATACGCGAATTATTATCGAAGGGATAAAAAAAAATCAGATACCATCGCAATGAATAAAGTAGAATTAGTGTGCAATTTATTGCGAAATATTATGGAAAAAAGCAACAATGCTGATAATTTGATTCAACCAATACTAATCAGCCTAGTTAAAGATAAAAGAATGCAAGGCCTAGAAGGGGCGCTAACTAAATTAAAAGAAATCCGAAAACTCGAAGACTCTAAAGGAAACACAGACTGTATAACGTCGGACGAagcgttaaaatatttattgtatatagTGGATATAAATGTGTTGTTCGATACAGCGCTAGGAATGTACGATTTCGATTTGACGATGTTTATTGCGTCCAAGTCGCAGAAGGACCCTAAGGAATATATTCCGTTTCTAAATAATTTGATAAAACTCGATGAAAATTATATGAAGTATTCCATCGATTTACACTTGAAGCGTTACGAATCTGCGCTTGAACATATAGCTAAAGACAAAAACAGATTCAACGAATGTATAAATCTGATACGTAATCACGATTTGTACGTAAAAGCTATGAAATTATTTGAAAAGAATAGCGAACGATACAAAGAAGTAACAAGAATTTATGGAGAGTTCTTAATGAAAAGGAGGCAATATCAAGAAGCTGGAATTATCTTTCATAGGAGTGGCGATTTAAAACACGCTTTGGACGCTTACAAATTAATTGGCAATTGGCAAGAAGTTATCATCTTGTCCACTCAAATGAAATTAAG TGTAGAGGAGAAACATGCGCTTTACAAGGACCTTATAGAACGATTGAAGAACGATAAACGATACGAGGAAGCTGCGTGTATTTCAATGAATTACTTACAAAACACCGACGAAGCATTGGTTTCTTTATGCAATGGAAAACGATGGAAGGATGCTGTAAGAATTGCACACGATACAGGATGTCTAGAATTGATCG AGTCGCGCGTAAAATTAAGCGTGTACGAATACGCTGATCACGTAATGTTTCAAATACAAAAAAATAAGCAAGATTTTGAGCAATATAAATCGCGCCTCGCCACCGTCAGAGTTCATATTTCGCAGAGAAATGCAAAGTCGTTTAATGGAGTATTCTGTGATAACGAGTCAATATACGATAGAGGTATTTCGGACATTTTTAGCGATACAAGTAGCGTTACTAATTCAACAGCGAGTCAAAAATCGAGATTTTCCAGTATATCTGG aaaaagtTACAGATCGAGCAAGAATCGTAGAAAACACGAAAGAAAACTTTTAAGTTTAAAGGAAGGCAGTGCGTTTGAAGATTTAGCATTGATACAAGCTTTACATCAAGTAATCAGTAACACATATAAAGAAATGG
- the Mrpl23 gene encoding mitochondrial ribosomal protein L23 → MSTRWYPLYQKGNPQCRVFLPNFWLKMVKPEQKQPKNVVQFHCSMEMTKFDVRNYLEKIYGVYPVDIRTRIALGKTRRQLEGQYIIKDEDVKIAYVILPKSQEFEYPELFTKSDASSEQDNSLEDIKKEYAKMFKPNKMPGFPSWFRIQ, encoded by the exons ATGTCTACTCGTTG GTATCCTTTGTACCAAAAAGGTAACCCACAGTGTCGAGTGTTCCTTCCGAATTTTTGGTTAAAAATGGTCAAACCCGAGCAGAAACAACCGAAAAATGTAGTGCAGTTTCATTGTTCGATGGAAATGACAAAGTTCGATGTGAggaattatttagaaaagatTTACGGTGTATATCCTGTTGATATTAGAACGAGAATTGCTCTTGGAAAGACGAGACGACAGCTAGAAGGACAGTACATTATTAAAGACGAAGACGTAAAAATTGCTTATGTCATTTTG CCTAAAAGCCAAGAATTCGAATACCCTGAGTTGTTTACAAAATCAGATGCTTCTTCAGAACAAGATAATAGTTTAGAAGATATTAAGAAGGAATATGCAAAAATGTTTAAACCAAACAAAATGCCAGGCTTTCCCTCCTGGTTTAGAATACAATAA
- the LOC143343590 gene encoding uncharacterized protein LOC143343590 yields MSHDFLPEWLDLFLDDVETTLCLPILLVMVFCTVQFIINHTMDIGCTIYQNIQQKSDDESEEDTEKEQGPDMLSRIKGFFYNLTSRHNATSIHEDESLAPQPLRPNCKEEEWDYCEEDDE; encoded by the exons ATGAGCCACGACTTCCTACCGGAGTGGTTGGATCTTTTCCTGGATGACGTAGAAACTACTTTATGCCTGCCAATATTACTCGTTATGGTTTTTTGTACCGTTCAGTTCATAATTAATCATACGATGGACATTGGATGCACCATTTATCAAAATATACAGCAGAAATCCGACGATGAATCCGAAGAGGATACTGAGAAGGAGCAGGGACCAGATATGTTGAGTAGAATTAAAG GGTTCTTTTATAATCTTACTTCTCGTCACAATGCTACTTCCATTCACGAGGACGAAAGTTTAGCTCCACAACCGCTTAGGCCGAATTGCAAGGAAGAGGAATGGGATTACTGCGAAGAAGATGACGAATAA